The Carassius gibelio isolate Cgi1373 ecotype wild population from Czech Republic chromosome A24, carGib1.2-hapl.c, whole genome shotgun sequence genome window below encodes:
- the LOC127946384 gene encoding sushi, nidogen and EGF-like domain-containing protein 1 — MRLSPVSPHLLVFISVLSLTPVIFYPFGSAAGDTQVLETGSETSAFVAFSTPFKFFGRTYSHTYVNNNGLLTFNQALPEAQPNIFPTFGSRDFIAPLWADLDDISIGLYSYQQYTNGSVLTRATQDINQYYPQMNFNASWVFVATWDFVLTSNITVLNLHLAPAITFQVVLVSGGGYYFILMNYCDCVAISISVEAGYDTINSTDYYRIHYSTNGNYLPNLKNTTNVNVPGRWAFPVNDRPVRSFELKYSPDANVL, encoded by the exons ATGAGATTGTCTCCAGTTTCACCACATCTGCTGGTGTTCATATCAGTCCTGTCACTCA cACCGGTGATATTCTACCCATTCGGCTCAGCAGCAGGAGACACACAAGTTCTTGAAACTGGGTCTGAAACCTCTGCATTTGTTGCCTTCTCCACTCCATTTAAGTTCTTTGGCCGCACATACAGCCACACATAT gttaaTAATAACGGACTCCTTACATTCAACCAAGCTTTACCAGAAGCTCAACCTAACATCTTTCCCACATTTGGAAGTAGAGACTTCATTGCTCCGCTCTGGGCGGACCTTGATGACATTAGTATAGGCCTTTACTCCTATCAGCAGTACACAAATGGAAGTGTTCTCACTCGTGCCACTCAGGATATAAACCAGTATTACCCTCAGATGAACTTCAATGCTTCTTGGGTCTTTGTTGCAACGTGGGACTTTGTTTTAACGTcaaatataactgttttaaatcTTCACTTAGCACCG gctatcACTTTTCAAGTGGTTTTGGTTTCAGGTGGTGGTTATTACTTCATTTTGATGAATTATTGTGACTGTGTTGCGATATCCATTTCAGTGGag GCAGGATATGACACCATAAACTCCACTGACTACTATCGGATTCATTATTCAACTAATGGCAACTACCTCCCAAACCTCAAGAACACAACTAACGTAAATGTTCCGGGTCGCTGGGCCTTCCCTGTGAACGACAGACCAG